One genomic window of Solanum dulcamara chromosome 10, daSolDulc1.2, whole genome shotgun sequence includes the following:
- the LOC129870417 gene encoding histidine kinase 4, which translates to MGEKMQSHHMVAVKGNEQFNTKRKHRFVPPQGYLPKLFALWIIFCTFFSIALYFYMDANHKEKRKEGLVSMCDQRARMLQDQFSVSVNHVHALAILVSTFHYEKNPSAIDQNTFAEYTARTAFERPLLSGVAYAERVLNSEREEFEREHGWTIKTMEREPSPIRDEYSPVIFSQETVSYIESLDMMSGEEDRENILRARASGKAVLTSPFRLLGSHHLGVVLTFPVYRSKLPKNPTEHERVEATAGYLGGAFDVESLVECLLGQLAANHPIIVNVYDVTNSSDPLIMYGHQNPSGDASLKHVSKLDFGDPFRKHEMICRYLYEAPISWGAVTTAVFIFTIFLLIGYTGYKSASHINKVEDDFHKMQELKVQAEAADVAKSQFLATVSHEIRTPMNGILGMLALLLDTDLSSTQRDYAQTAQACGKSLITLINEVLDRAKIEAGKLELEAVAFDLRSILDDVLSLFSDESRRKGVELAVFVSDKVPEIVMGDPGRFRQVITNLVGNSVKFTERGHIFVQVHLAEQKKDGAKNDTCLNGGSESVISSSAFHFKTLSGYETADSQKTWDTFKHIIADNGLYYESATKVVNDDLSRGVTVMVSVEDTGIGIPIIAQDRVFTPFMQADSSTSRNYGGTGIGLSISKCLVELMGGHISFISRPKIGSTFSFSVGFLRCEKHAVGDLKKSQSDDLPSSFKGLNAIIVDEKPVRASVTVYHLKRLGIRAEVVSSIKTAAATLGRNGSVVSNDRKLDMILVEKDLWISEDVDLNLHFPDVKQTGHVYKLPKMILLASNITNTEHEEAKAVGFSVIMKPLRASMMAACLKQLIGMGNKSQGKDMCNGSSSLRGLLCGKKILVVDDNRVNRRVAAGALKKFGAEVECAESGKAALVLLQLPHNFDACFMDIQMPEMDGFEATRRIRELEGIANEQQNGVLNCDGGTKRHRWHMPILAMTADVIHATLEKCLKCGMDGYVSKPFEEKNLYQAVSKFFESKPNSDE; encoded by the exons ATGGGTGAGAAGATGCAAAGCCACCATATGGTGGCTGTGAAGGGGAATGAGCAATTTAACACAAAGAGAAAGCATAGATTTGTTCCTCCCCAGGGTTATCTTCCTAAGCTTTTTGCTTTATGGATTATATTTTGTACATTCTTTAGCATTGCTTTGTACTTTTATATGGATGCTAATCataaggagaaaagaaaagaagggctTGTGAGTATGTGTGATCAAAGGGCAAGAATGTTACAAGATCAATTCAGTGTTAGTGTGAACCATGTACATGCTCTTGCTATACTTGTATCAACTTTCCATTATGAGAAGAATCCATCAGCAATTGATCAG AATACTTTTGCTGAGTACACTGCTAGAACAGCCTTTGAGAGGCCACTATTAAGTGGGGTGGCATATGCAGAGAGAGTTTTAAATTCAGAGAGggaagaatttgagagagaACATGGATGGACTATTAAAACAATGGAAAGAGAGCCTTCACCAATCAGAGATGAGTATTCTCCAGTTATATTTTCTCAAGAAACTGTTTCCTACATAGAATCACTTGACATGATGTCGGGAGAG GAGGATCGCGAAAACATCTTGAGAGCTAGGGCCAGCGGGAAGGCAGTTCTTACAAGCCCCTTCAGGCTTCTGGGTTCTCATCACCTTGGTGTTGTTTTGACATTCCCTGTTTACAGATCCAAGCTTCCCAAAAACCCGACGGAGCATGAACGGGTTGAAGCCACTGCAGG GTATCTTGGTGGTGCCTTTGATGTTGAGTCTCTCGTTGAGTGTCTACTTGGGCAACTTGCTGCAAATCATCCAATTATTGTAAATGTCTATGATGTTACAAACTCTTCTGATCCTTTAATCATGTACGGACATCAGAACCCCAGTGGTGATGCCTCACTAAAGCATGTAAGCAAGCTTGATTTTGGTGATCCGTTTCGTAAGCATGAGATGATTTGTAG GTATCTTTATGAGGCCCCTATATCTTGGGGTGCAGTGACCACTGCAGTTTTTATTTTTACCATCTTCCTCTTAATTGGCTACACGGGTTACAAATCTGCAAGCCACATTAATAAAGTAGAGGATGATTTCCATAAAATGCAGGAGCTAAAGGTTCAAGCTGAAGCAGCTGATGTTGCCAAATCCCAG TTCTTGGCTACTGTTTCACATGAAATAAGAACTCCTATGAACGGAATTCTAG GAATGCTGGCTCTGCTCCTAGATACGGATCTGAGTTCAACTCAAAGAGATTATGCTCAAACTGCTCAAGCTTGTGGGAAGTCACTGATAACATTGATAAATGAAGTGCTTGATCGGGCCAAAATTGAAGCTGGCAAGTTGGAACTTGAGGCAGTTGCATTTGACCTTCGCTCTATACTGGATGATGTTCTCTCTTTATTCTCTGACGAGTCAAGGCGCAAAGGTGTTGAG TTGGCTGTCTTTGTTTCTGATAAAGTGCCTGAAATTGTTATGGGGGATCCAGGAAGATTCAGACAAGTGATAACAAATCTGGTGGGCAACTCAGTCAAA TTCACTGAAAGAGGGcatatttttgttcaagttcATCTGGCTGAACAAAAAAAAGATGGTGCCAAAAATGACACCTGCTTGAATGGAGGATCTGAAAGTGTTATTTCTTCTAGTGCTTTTCATTTCAAGACCTTAAGTGGTTATGAAACTGCTGATAGCCAGAAGACTTGGGATACCTTCAAGCATATAATTGCTGACAATGGGTTGTACTATGAATCTGCAACTAAGGTGGTGAACGATGATCTCTCTCGGGGTGTCACTGTAATGGTTAGTGTTGAGGATACAGGGATTGGGATCCCTATAATAGCACAAGATCGAGTTTTTACACCATTCATGCAGGCAGACAGTTCAACTTCTAGAAACTATGGAGGAACTGGTATTGGGTTAAGCATTAGCAAGTGTCTCGTCGAGCTGATGGGTGGTCATATAAGTTTCATTAGCCGTCCCAAGATTGGAAGCACATTTTCTTTCAGTGTTGGCTTCCTAAGATGCGAGAAGCATGCTGTTGGCGATCTGAAAAAATCTCAGTCTGATGATTTGCCTAGTTCATTCAAAGGTCTAAATGCTATTATAGTCGATGAAAAGCCCGTAAGAGCTTCTGTAACAGTATATCATCTGAAGAGACTTGGTATTCGGGCAGAAGTTGTCAGTAGCATCAAGACAGCAGCAGCCACTCTTGGAAGAAATGGTTCTGTTGTTTCCAA TGACAGGAAGCTGGACATGATTCTGGTCGAGAAGGACTTGTGGATATCTGAAGATGTTGATCTAAATTTACACTTTCCAGACGTCAAACAAACTGGACATGTGTATAAGTTACCTAAGATGATCCTTCTGGCGAGTAATATCACCAACACTGAACATGAAGAGGCTAAAGCAGTAGGTTTTTCGGTGATAATGAAACCTCTTAGAGCAAGTATGATGGCTGCATGCCTTAAGCAGCTAATTGGAATGGGAAACAAGAGTCAAGGAAAAGATATGTGCAATGGATCTTCTTCCCTTCGTGGCCTATTATGTGGTAAGAAAATTTTGGTGGTCGATGATAATAGAGTAAATCGCAGGGTTGCTGCTGGTGCACTCAAAAAGTTTGGGGCCGAAGTAGAGTGTGCTGAGAGTGGGAAAGCTGCTCTTGTGTTGCTTCAGTTACCACACAATTTTGATGCCTGCTTTATGGATATTCAGATGCCAGAAATGGATGG GTTTGAGGCTACACGTCGAATTAGAGAACTAGAGGGCATTGCAAATGAACAACAGAATGGAGTATTGAACTGTGATGGAGGTACAAAGAGGCACAGGTGGCACATGCCAATATTAGCCATGACCGCTGATGTAATTCATGCCACGTTAGAGAAATGCCTCAAGTGTGGGATGGATGGTTACGTCTCAAAACCATTCGAGGAAAAGAATCTTTATCAAGCTGTATCCAAGTTCTTTGAATCCAAGCCTAACTCGGATGAATAA
- the LOC129871660 gene encoding U-box domain-containing protein 21-like, with protein sequence MISTWRKRRASRRSNSKKQIEEKNMELLMIPSHFKCPISLDLMKDPVTLSTGITYDRVSIETWIESGNQTCPITKKVLKTLEPIPNHTMRKMIQEWCVLNKDHGIERIPTPRIPVTSSEVTVILRKIESSCKLQQGSESGCELVMKMRKMIKESTRNKRCFIANGAGKILSSTLLGFMEKSSVYEVETMEEILSTLTILLPLDGESKSILGSKSSLNCMVWFLKCGSLSSRRNSVFLLKEIMRMEETWRVEELLKIDGALESLVKLVKEPICPTTTKASLLTIYHMVNSSQLSNEKARSKFVDLGLVELLLETLVDCEKSICEKALGILAGLCNSEEGTKRANNYALTIPVLIKKLLRVSNLATEFAVSILWKLIVKNERKENVVLINEALQVGAFQKLLLLIQVGCSDNTKEKASDLLKLLNLHRGKVECIDSLDLKNLKRPF encoded by the coding sequence ATGATTTCAACATGGAGGAAGAGAAGAGCATCAAGGAGGAGCAACTCAAAgaaacaaattgaagaaaaaaacatGGAGTTGTTGATGATTCCTAGCCATTTCAAGTGTCCAATTTCATTAGATTTGATGAAGGATCCTGTGACTTTATCAACGGGGATAACGTATGATCGAGTGAGCATCGAGACATGGATTGAAAGTGGGAATCAAACATGTCCCATTACTAAAAAAGTGTTGAAGACACTTGAGCCAATTCCTAATCATACCATGAGGAAAATGATCCAAGAATGGTGTGTTTTGAATAAAGATCATGGGATCGAGAGGATCCCAACTCCAAGAATTCCCGTTACCTCATCAGAGGTAACGGTGATTCTTAGGAAGATCGAGTCTTCCTGCAAATTGCAGCAAGGCTCAGAGTCTGGTTGCGAACTGGTAATGAAAATGAGGAAGAtgataaaggaaagtacaaGGAATAAACGCTGTTTTATTGCAAACGGGGCAGGGAAGATTTTATCATCTACACTTCTTGGTTTTATGGAGAAATCATCCGTTTATGAAGTTGAAACAATGGAAGAAATTTTATCAACTTTGACAATTTTATTGCCTCTAGATGGTGAGTCCAAGTCAATTCTTGGATCAAAATCATCTTTAAATTGCATGGTTTGGTTCTTGAAATGTGGTAGTTTATCAAGCAGAAGGAATTCAGTGTTTTTGCTAAAAGAAATTATGAGAATGGAGGAAACATGGAGAGTAGAAGAGTTATTAAAGATTGATGGAGCTTTGGAATCTTTAGTGAAGTTAGTGAAAGAGCCAATATGTCCTACTACCACAAAAGCTTCTTTATTAACTATTTACCATATGGTTAATTCATCACAATTATCAAATGAGAAAGCAAGATCCAAATTTGTTGATTTGGGGTTAGTGGAATTGCTTTTAGAGACACTTGTGGATTGTGAAAAGAGCATATGTGAAAAAGCATTAGGAATTTTGGCTGGACTTTGCAACTCAGAGGAAGGGACAAAAAGGGCTAATAATTATGCCTTAACTATTCCTGTTTTGATCAAGAAATTGTTGAGAGTGTCAAATTTGGCAACTGAATTTGCAGTCTCAATCTTATGGAAACTAATTGTGAAGAATGAGAGAAAGGAAAATGTTGTGCTTATTAATGAAGCACTTCAAGTTGGTGCATTTCAAAAGCTATTGCTACTAATACAAGTTGGATGTAGTGATAATACTAAGGAGAAGGCTAGTGATTTGTTGAAATTGTTGAATTTGCATAGAGGTAAGGTAGAGTGTATTGATTCTTTGGACTTGAAGAACCTAAAAAGGCCATTTTGA
- the LOC129871717 gene encoding uncharacterized protein LOC129871717 — protein MEKRKFVVKELLKDKKLWFASFLIVWAAALQGHMMWLQRQDSFKDKFGNLNDEGTDQQKLADNQ, from the exons ATGGAGAAGAGGAAATTCGTAGTGAAGGAACTCCTCAAGGACAAGAAACTGTGGTTCGCTTCATTCCTCATTGTCTGGGCTGCTGCTCTCCAG GGGCACATGATGTGGTTGCAGAGGCAAGATTCTTTCAAGGACAAGTTTGGAAACCTAAATGATGAAGGCACAGATCAACAGAAACTGGCAGATAATCAATGA